From the genome of Bombus huntii isolate Logan2020A chromosome 14, iyBomHunt1.1, whole genome shotgun sequence, one region includes:
- the LOC126873111 gene encoding uncharacterized protein LOC126873111 isoform X2, with amino-acid sequence MSGIEEPQKLFRLPGTIEEEEEEKDNEVRSHQQLPDNPNTADSPLLGQRNTGTLSSLPRYVTLVRVSTQSSSIGGGVSRQDSTRSRYRAWPTRKLRRRAVLKNGECNVLQSRISRRSLRFLRDIFTTLVDTQWRWMLLCFSLSFVLSWLGFAVIWWLIAFSHGDFEKDHLPPYQIDNNWTPCINNIFSFTSCFLFSIETQHTIGYGSRVTTEECPEAIFVMCIQSIVGVMIQAFMVGIVFAKMSRPKQRTQTLLFSRNAVICQRDGELCLMFRVGDMRKSHIIGAAIRAQLIRTRTTKEGEVLSQNQQELAVGTDGQNGNLFFIWPTTIVHKINAESPFYNMSAEDMLTERFEIVAILEGTIESTGQTTQARSSYLPQEILWGYRFEPMVTYSKERQGYEVDYSLFNNTTQVGTPLCSSRELAEFYKIQEELRHGNGMIVDEDFLMESCQDSQYHYGHRPHLNHPHHHPNHNLTYVDSGRSETSADEATTCRNSCRDSTYHGPPVPNRDHSHYKILDLDADGIQVMGDVDLQHLPEAVNREILKNSREIIFEEPETSREGSPLLLKSTNRKNTRHGVPDEEKRSLNSSKRSLYHRNILRGLEEDKRSLDGSRRNLNGSRKYLLIPLDNKNAVETGYRENFIVNRKHTGSREYLNATRKAIYVKGCREPQEVDARGRLNSNDDRLMIEIEKPSKSCQPQEILAKDKSTSLSDPDLSPNDYVPAIKSPVPSTLLPISPVSDLSPESGFYDGMQWNCSPECVRKDLKIPNEPVIARNRRSYENAQLQDVNEVLSRPNSDNSSLDSEESKNLVSENGSRKFGEKNIVAKQTVPYTSV; translated from the exons GAGCCGGTACAGAGCATGGCCAACGCGGAAGCTACGTCGTCGCGCCGTGTTAAAAAACGGCGAGTGCAACGTCCTTCAGTCGCGAATCTCCAGGCGTTCCCTGCGCTTCCTCCGGGACATATTCACGACCCTGGTCGACACTCAATGGCGATGGATGTTGCTGTGCTTCAGTCTGAGCTTCGTGCTCTCCTGGCTAGGTTTCGCGGTCATCTGGTGGCTCATCGCGTTCAGCCACGGTGACTTTGAAAAGGACCACCTGCCCCCGTATCAAATAGACAACAACTGGACACCCTGCATCAACAATATTTTCTCGTTCACGAGCTGTTTCCTGTTCAGTATCGAGACGCAGCACACGATCGGTTACGGAAGTCGTGTCACGACCGAGGAATGTCCTGAGGCGATCTTCGTTATGTGCATCCAGAGCATCGTCGGTGTGATGATCCAGGCGTTCATGGTGGGCATAGTGTTCGCAAAGATGAGCAGGCCCAAGCAGAGAACTCAAACGTTGCTATTCTCGCGGAACGCTGTTATCTGTCAGAGGGACGGCGAGCTCTGTTTGATGTTCCGAGTCGGCGATATGAGGAAAAGTCACATAATAGGAGCTGCCATTAGGGCCCAATTGATAAGGACCAGGACCACCAAGGAGGGCGAAGTGTTGTCACAGAACCAACAGGAGCTGGCCGTAGGCACCGATGGTCAGAATGGTAACCTGTTCTTCATCTGGCCCACTACGATCGTTCACAAAATCAACGCGGAGTCGCCGTTTTACAACATGTCCGCCGAGGACATGCTGACGGAGAGGTTCGAGATTGTGGCGATCCTCGAGGGAACGATAGAATCGACAGGACAAACCACTCAGGCCAGATCCAGTTATTTGCCACAAGAGATCCTCTGGGGATACAGGTTCGAGCCCATGGTCACGTACTCGAAAGAGAGACAGGGCTACGAAGTGGATTACTCCTTGTTCAACAATACCACGCAGGTCGGAACGCCTCTGTGTTCTAGTAGAGAGCTGGCGGAGTTTTACAAAATACAAGAAGAACTTCGTCATGGGAACG GTATGATAGTAGACGAGGATTTCCTAATGGAGTCCTGTCAGGACAGCCAGTACCACTACGGTCATCGTCCACACCTAAATCACCCTCATCATCATCCAAACCACAATTTAACCTACGTGGACAGCGGCAGAAGCGAAACCAGCGCCGACGAGGCGACCACCTGTCGAAATTCTTGCAGAGACTCGACGTATCACGGACCACCGGTTCCAAATCGAGACCATAGCCACTACAAGATTCTCGATTTAGACGCTGATGGGATCCAGGTGATGGGTGACGTCGATCTACAACACTTGCCGGAAGCGGTGAACAGGGAGATCCTGAAGAACAGCCGCGAGATCATCTTCGAAGAGCCAGAAACATCGAGAGAAGGGAGTCCGTTGTTACTAAAATCGACTAATCGGAAGAACACGAGACACGGTGTTCCGGACGAGGAGAAGAGATCTTTGAACAGTTCCAAGAGGAGTCTCtatcatagaaatattcttcgagGCTTGGAAGAAGATAAAAGATCCCTGGATGGGTCCAGAAGAAATTTGAATGGGTCCAGAAAGTATTTATTAATCCCCTTGGATAACAAGAACGCGGTGGAGACCGGGTACAGGGAGAATTTCATCGTTAATAGAAAACACACGGGCAGCAGAGAGTATTTAAACGCGACGAGGAAGGCCATCTACGTAAAAGGATGCAGGGAGCCCCAAGAAGTGGACGCCAGAGGAAGATTGAACTCCAACGACGACAGGTTGAtgatagaaatagaaaaacctTCGAAATCGTGTCAGCCACAGGAGATATTAGCTAAAGACAAGAGCACTTCGCTGTCGGATCCTGATCTATCGCCGAACGACTACGTTCCTGCTATAAAGTCACCAGTTCCATCGACTTTGTTACCAATCTCTCCAGTATCCGATCTGTCGCCGGAATCTGGCTTCTACGATGGAATGCAGTGGAATTGCAGCCCGGAGTGCGTTAGAAAGGATCTAAAAATTCCCAACGAACCTGTGATCGCAAGAAATAGAAGGAGTTACGAGAATGCGCAGCTTCAGGATGTGAACGAGGTTTTATCGAGACCTAACAGTGATAATAGCTCGTTGGATAGCGAGGAGTCCAAGAATTTAGTTAGTGAGAATGGTTCTCGTAAATTTGGCGAGAAGAATATTGTCGCGAAGCAGACGGTCCCTTACACGAGCGTCTGA